GGCAGGAACTGCCAGGTGCCTTCATAGGTGGGGTTGGCGTTGAAGGCCAGTCCGTACTGGTCACCCGCGGTAAGCTTCGTGGCTGCCGCCTTCAACTCGTCCCATGTGGCCGGCGGCGTGACTCCGGCCTTGGCAAGGATGTCCTTGTTGTAGAACAGCGCGATGGTATTCACGGTGGGAGCCAGGCCATAGACCTTGTCCTTGTAGCTGCCTGCGCTGAGGACGCCCTCGGCGAAGTTGTCAGTGCTGATCTTGAAATCGGCCAGGGGAGCCAATGCACCGGTTGCGGCAATCTGCTGCAGGTCCGGGTTATCAAGCATGAGGACGTCCGGCAGTGTTTTGGAGGAGGACTGCTGGAGCACTTTTGAAATAAGCGACTTGCCCGGCACGGTCTCCCGTTTGATGGTCACGCCGGCCTGGGTGCCGCAAGCTGCCAAGGCATCGCCGATGAACGATTTGTCCGGTTCGTTGTTGTAGTAGTCCATGACGGAGATTTCCTTGACGGCCTCCGAGGAAGAGGCTGTGGGGGAGGTCCCGCAACCGGAGACGATGAGTGGCACGCCGATCAAGGCGGTGACGGCCAGGGCGAGCGGACGGGTCCTTTGTAGTGACTTCATTGTCTGTTCCTTTTTCTGGGGACGGTTTGTCGATGCGTATCGACGAAAAACATTCGAAAGGGATGTTGTGCCGGGTGTTGATGGAAGAAAGGTTTAGCCGCCGTGGGGTGGACGGAGCGTGCTGGAACGGTGGGTGATCACCGTGGGCACCAATTCCAGGGATTCGGTTGGTCCCTGGTGATCGGCTTCGAGTAGTTCGCAAATGATCCTGACCGCGCGGCGCGAAACTTCGGCCGGGCGGAGGTCGATGGTCGAAAGCGGAATGGGCTGGAGCTCAGCAAGGGTGGCGGAGGCGCTGCCGATAACGGAAACGTCCTTGCCGGGAGTCAGCCCACGGCTGGACAGAACCCTGCGGAGGACATCCTGGACCGTGCCGTCCGGTGCGATGAACGCCGGCACGCCCGTGGTTTCGGCCAGGGCTTTATCCACGGAATCGGCGATGGCGTCGCGGTCTGTGCCGCCGGGCAGGTGCAGCACTTTCACGCCGAGGCTTTCCGCCGCGGTGTTGGTGCCGGACATAAAGCGTTCTACGTAGTTCACATGCCGGTCCACTACTTCCGGCTGCCAGTCCAGGACGGAGATTACGGTGTGGCCTGCCGCGGCCAGGTCCCGGACGCACTGTTCGCCGGCCATCTCGAAGTCGGCATCAATGCAGACCAGGCCGGAAGGGTCATGGGGGATGCCGATCAGGACCACCGGCACGTGGAGGCTGCGGACCACGGGGAGCCGCTCGTCGTCGCCCTCCACCTGCATAAGGATCAGTCCGTCGCAGATTTGCTGGCCCACCACCCGCTGCAAGCCAGGTGCGCCCTCGTCCTCGGTGACGAGCAGGATGTCGTGGTCGTAGAGTCGTGCGGTATTGGCAATCACGGACACGAATTCCATGATCGATGCCATGTGCAGCTCCGGTATGAACGGAATGACGAGGCCGATCACCCGGGTCCTGCGGCTGGCGAGCGCGCGGGCCCCGGCGTTGGGCTGGTAGGTCAGCTGCTGGATGGCGTCTTCCACCTTTTTACGGGTCTTCTCGGAGATGGGACGCTTGCCGCTCAGCACATAGGAAACCGTGCTCTGTGCAACGCCGGCGGCCTGGGCAACATCCTTGCTCGTGGGCATTGCTTGGCCTCCTTGCGCTCGCTGTTAAACGGTTTCTGTGGACTGTCGATACGCTTCGTCGATGCGCATCGATTAGAAGTATCGCATGGGTCACGCAAGCTGCACAAGGCCCTTGCCAGGAACGCTAAAAGCCGGAGCCCTTCCGCATTCAGGTGCGAGAGGGCTCCGGCTTTTGCCGCAGGAGGTGATGGGTCGTTGGAGAAAGGGCTGCAGGACGTGATGGGGCGTTGGGGAAAGGGCCGCAGGAGGTGATGGCGCGTCGTATGGAGGGGGTTAGCGGAGGACCACCGTGCGGTTGCCCTGCAGGATCACCCGGCCTTCGCAGTGCCAGCGCACGGCGTTGGACAGGGCCTTGCACTCGGTGTCGCGGCCGGCGGCCACCAGGTCCTCGGGCCCATAAGTGTGGTCCACCTCAACGGTCTGCTGGGAGATGATCGGCCCCTCATCCAGCTCGCTGTTGACGTAGTGCGCGGTGGCACCCACGGTCTTTACACCGCGCGCGTAGGCCTGGTGGTACGGCTTGGCGCCCTTGAAGCTGGGCAGGAACGAGTGGTGGATGTTGATCGCCTTCCCGTCCAGCTTTCGGGTCAGGTTGTCGCTGAGGACCTGCATGTAGCGGGCCAGGACCACGAGTTCCACATCGAACTCGTCCACCAGTTCCAGCAAGCGTCCCTCGGCGGCAGGCTTCGTTTCAGCCGTGACCGGCACGTGGAAAAACGGAATCCCGTGCCACTCCACCAGCGCCTGGTGGTCCGTGTGGTTGGAAACCACGGCCACCACGTCCACCGGCAGTTCGCCGATCCGGGCGCGGAACAGCAGGTCGTTGAGACAGTGTCCGAACTTGGACACCATGATCAGCACCCGCCGCTTGGACCCGTTCGGCTCCAGCCGCCAGCGCATCCCGAACTTTTCGGCAACGGGACCGAAAGCGGCCCGCAGCGTGTCCGCGGTGGAGGCATCGCCGTCGGACGCAAAATGCACCCGCATAAAGAAGTGCCCTTCGGATCGCTCGCCGAACTGCTGGTTGTCGATGATGTCGCAGCCGTGCTCCAGCAGGAAGCCGGAGACTGCGTGGACGATGCCCGGGGACTCGCTGCAGTCCAGCGTCAGGACATGTTCAACGGTGGTCGGGGAAGTGGCAGGGACAGGTTCAGTCTCAATTGCAGTCATGGTTCAGCACTCGATTACGTTGACGGCAAGGCCTCCGCGGGAGGTTTCCTTGTACTTGGATTTCATGTCGGCTCCTGTTTCGCGCATCGTTTTGATGGCTTTGTCGAGGGACACCTTGTGGCTGCCGTCGCCGTGCAGGGCAAGGCGGGCGGCGTTGATGGCCTTGACGCTGGCGATGGCGTTGCGCTCGATGCAAGGGATCTGCACCAGCCCGCCCACCGGATCGCACGTCAGGCCCAGGTTGTGTTCAATGCCCACCTCAGCGGCGTTTTCCACCTGGGCAGGCGTCCCGCCCAGCACCTCGCAGAGTCCGGCGGCCGCCATCGAGCAGGCTGAACCCACTTCACCCTGGCAGCCCACTTCCGCACCTGAGATGGAGGCGTTGATCTTGAACAGGATTCCGACGGCGGCCGCGGCCAGCAGGAAGCGGACCACGCCGTCGTCGTTGGCGCCGGGGACGAACTTCACGTAGTAGTGCAGCACCGCCGGGACGATGCCCGCCGCACCGTTGGTGGGTGCGGTGACGATCCGCCCGCCGGCGGCGTTTTCCTCGTTCACGGCCAGCGCGAACAGATTCACCCATTCCATCGCCCGCAGCGGGTCGGTCACCCCCGTGTCCGCGCTCAGGGTCTGGAACAACGACGGCGCGCGGCGGCGGACGTTGAGCCCGCCGGGAAGAATGCCTTCCGCGGCACAGCCGTTGTCCACGCACTCGCGCATCACGGCCCAGAGCCCCAGCAGCTTTTCCCGCAGTTCCGCTTCGGTCCGCCACACCAGCTCGTTGGCGAGCATGACGTCTGAAATGGACATCCCTTCACGCTTGCAGATCTCCAGGAGCTCGTCGGCGGTGTTGAACGGGTAGGGGAGGACGGTGGAATCGGCCACCACGCGGTCGCCGGCGTCGGCATCCCCGTCCACCACGAAGCCGCCGCCAATCGAATAGAAGCTCCGTTGGCTCAGCACGGCGCCGGCATGATCCATCGCCCGGAACGTCATGCCGTTCGGGTGCGCAGGGAGGGACTTGCGCCGGTGCAGCACCACGTCCTCGTCCCAGTTGAAGTCCACCCGGTGATCGCCGCCAATCCACAGTTCGGCGTCGAGGGCCGCGGCAGCCACCTGGTCATCGGCAGTGAAGGTGTCCACGGTTTCCGGGTCCAGCCCCTTGAAGCCCAGCACCACGGCCTTATCCGAGCCGTGGCCCCGCCCGGTGGCCCCGAGCGAGCCGAACAGTTCAGCCTGCACCCGCCTGGTGGAGCTCAGGTGTCCGTCGCCTTTGAGTCCGTCGGCGAACAGCTTCGCTGCCCGCATCGGGCCGACCGTGTGCGACGACGACGGCCCGATGCCAACGGAGAACAGGTCCAGGACGCTGAGGGCCATTTAGGGGACCTCGGGGGAGGCGTACTCCCGCATC
This genomic interval from Arthrobacter sp. SLBN-100 contains the following:
- a CDS encoding sugar ABC transporter substrate-binding protein, whose product is MKSLQRTRPLALAVTALIGVPLIVSGCGTSPTASSSEAVKEISVMDYYNNEPDKSFIGDALAACGTQAGVTIKRETVPGKSLISKVLQQSSSKTLPDVLMLDNPDLQQIAATGALAPLADFKISTDNFAEGVLSAGSYKDKVYGLAPTVNTIALFYNKDILAKAGVTPPATWDELKAAATKLTAGDQYGLAFNANPTYEGTWQFLPVMWSNGGDEKKIDTRETEQALQLWTDLVKDGSVSSSALNWTQADVKDQFLAGKAAMMVNGPWQIPALDKQPSLQYGVVKIPVREAGQTAVAPLGGEVWTVPQTGNKARQAKAAEVVACLNSDEQQLAMAKVRNTIPSKTTLADKFAGENPKLATFTELIKTARARTGQLGDQWPAQATKIYTAIQTALTGNASPADALKQAQGQ
- a CDS encoding LacI family DNA-binding transcriptional regulator encodes the protein MPTSKDVAQAAGVAQSTVSYVLSGKRPISEKTRKKVEDAIQQLTYQPNAGARALASRRTRVIGLVIPFIPELHMASIMEFVSVIANTARLYDHDILLVTEDEGAPGLQRVVGQQICDGLILMQVEGDDERLPVVRSLHVPVVLIGIPHDPSGLVCIDADFEMAGEQCVRDLAAAGHTVISVLDWQPEVVDRHVNYVERFMSGTNTAAESLGVKVLHLPGGTDRDAIADSVDKALAETTGVPAFIAPDGTVQDVLRRVLSSRGLTPGKDVSVIGSASATLAELQPIPLSTIDLRPAEVSRRAVRIICELLEADHQGPTESLELVPTVITHRSSTLRPPHGG
- the purU gene encoding formyltetrahydrofolate deformylase, translated to MTAIETEPVPATSPTTVEHVLTLDCSESPGIVHAVSGFLLEHGCDIIDNQQFGERSEGHFFMRVHFASDGDASTADTLRAAFGPVAEKFGMRWRLEPNGSKRRVLIMVSKFGHCLNDLLFRARIGELPVDVVAVVSNHTDHQALVEWHGIPFFHVPVTAETKPAAEGRLLELVDEFDVELVVLARYMQVLSDNLTRKLDGKAINIHHSFLPSFKGAKPYHQAYARGVKTVGATAHYVNSELDEGPIISQQTVEVDHTYGPEDLVAAGRDTECKALSNAVRWHCEGRVILQGNRTVVLR
- a CDS encoding L-serine ammonia-lyase, which translates into the protein MALSVLDLFSVGIGPSSSHTVGPMRAAKLFADGLKGDGHLSSTRRVQAELFGSLGATGRGHGSDKAVVLGFKGLDPETVDTFTADDQVAAAALDAELWIGGDHRVDFNWDEDVVLHRRKSLPAHPNGMTFRAMDHAGAVLSQRSFYSIGGGFVVDGDADAGDRVVADSTVLPYPFNTADELLEICKREGMSISDVMLANELVWRTEAELREKLLGLWAVMRECVDNGCAAEGILPGGLNVRRRAPSLFQTLSADTGVTDPLRAMEWVNLFALAVNEENAAGGRIVTAPTNGAAGIVPAVLHYYVKFVPGANDDGVVRFLLAAAAVGILFKINASISGAEVGCQGEVGSACSMAAAGLCEVLGGTPAQVENAAEVGIEHNLGLTCDPVGGLVQIPCIERNAIASVKAINAARLALHGDGSHKVSLDKAIKTMRETGADMKSKYKETSRGGLAVNVIEC